A region of Solanum dulcamara chromosome 7, daSolDulc1.2, whole genome shotgun sequence DNA encodes the following proteins:
- the LOC129894207 gene encoding UV-B-induced protein At3g17800, chloroplastic — protein sequence METATAFRSGLIICNKSTKASLGRSDFVRVGSQLRMSPSGIKLYPSISHVKLSNRKVAFGSRKYTAIRASVSPSESGGSAAPIAPLQLESPIGQFLSQILTSHPHLVPAAVDQQLEQLKTDRDAEQQKEEPSPAGTDIVLYRRIAEVKANERKKTLEEILYALVVQKFMDANVSLVPAISPSSSEPSGRIDTWPSQDDKLEHLHSPEANEMIQNHLSLILGNRLGDNSSVAQISKLRVGQVYAASIMYGYFLRRVDQRFQLEKSMKVLPQGVDDEDNSLQQVAGEDIRSVDRSDTSFRSTTQSHPELTSWSAGGVSPGGFGQGIKPSRLRNYVMSFDGETLQRYATIRSREAIGMIEKHTEALFGRPEIVITPQGTIDSSKDELIKISFGGLRRLVLEAVTFGSFLWDVETYVDSRYHFVAN from the exons CTTTATCCCTCAATTTCTCATGTGAAGTTGAGTAACAGGAAAGTGGCTTTTGGTAGCAGAAAATATACTGCGATCAGGGCATCTGTATCACCTTCTGAATCTGGAGGTTCAGCTGCCCCTATTGCTCCACTTCAGTTGGAATCACCAATTGGCCAATTTCTCTCTCAGATTTTGACAAGTCACCCACATCTTGTCCCAGCTGCTGTAGATCAGCAACTTGAACAGCTTAAAACTGACCGTGATGCAGAGCAGCAGAAGGAAGAACCATCTCCTGCCGGTACTGACATTGTCTTGTACAG GAGAATTGCTGAGGTTAAGGcaaatgaaaggaaaaagaCATTGGAAGAGATATTATATGCCTTGGTGGTGCAGAAATTTATGGATGCCAATGTATCTTTAGTTCCTGCGATCAGTCCATCTTCATCTGAACCTTCTGGTCGAATTGATACATGGCCCAGCCAAGATGATAAGCTTGAGCATCTTCATTCGCCAGAAGCTAATGAGATGATTCAAAACCACCTTTCTCTCATTCTAGGAAATCGATTGGGTGATAATTCTTCAGTGGCACAAATAAGTAAATTAAGAGTAGGCCAAGTTTATGCAGCATCAATTATGTATGGATATTTTCTCAGGAGAGTGGACCAGAGGTTTCAGCTGGAAAAGAGCATGAAAGTCCTTCCTCAGGGTGTGGATGACGAAGATAATAGCCTCCAGCAAGTGGCAGGGGAGGATATCAGGTCTGTTGATAGGAGTGATACCTCTTTCAGGTCAACAACACAATCCCATCCAGAATTGACATCATGGTCTGCAGGTGGTGTGAGTCCTGGAGGTTTTGGCCAGGGGATAAAGCCCTCAAGATTGAGAAACTATGTGATGTCATTTGATGGGGAGACCCTCCAGAGATATGCAACCATCAGATCTAGAGAGGCCATAGGCATGATTGAGAAACACACCGAAGCACTATTTGGTAGACCTGAGATTGTTATCACCCCTCAAGGCACCATTGACTCTTCTAAAGATGAACTTATTAAGATCAGTTTTGGTGGGCTGAGGCGGCTTGTTTTGGAGGCTGTAACTTTTGGGTCTTTCCTCTGGGATGTTGAGACCTATGTCGACTCCAGATACCATTTCGTTGCCAATTAA